A genomic region of Clostridia bacterium contains the following coding sequences:
- the fapR gene encoding transcription factor FapR, with the protein MEGTPLDKAQRQERLLAYLKDNPFATDRELAEYFSVSVQTIRLDRLALGIPQVRERVSQVAKEAYAQVKSLEAKEVVGELIDIRLNQSGISILDIQDDKVLERNLVARGHHLFAQANSLAVAIIDAPVVLTGSARVRYKKPVKLGDRVIAKATVKVQRGNTYLVSVYSYVGNDIVFKGQFIVTAPR; encoded by the coding sequence ATGGAAGGCACTCCCCTGGATAAAGCTCAACGTCAGGAGCGGCTGCTGGCTTACCTCAAAGATAACCCGTTTGCTACGGATCGAGAGTTGGCCGAGTACTTTTCCGTTAGTGTCCAGACCATCCGCCTGGACCGGCTGGCTTTGGGTATTCCCCAGGTGCGGGAAAGAGTGAGCCAGGTGGCCAAGGAGGCCTATGCTCAGGTGAAATCCCTGGAGGCTAAAGAGGTGGTAGGGGAGCTCATTGATATTAGGCTCAATCAAAGCGGTATCTCTATCTTAGATATCCAGGACGACAAGGTTTTGGAACGGAACCTGGTGGCCAGGGGTCATCACCTTTTCGCCCAGGCCAACTCACTGGCGGTGGCCATCATTGATGCTCCGGTGGTTTTAACAGGCAGTGCCAGGGTGCGTTATAAAAAGCCGGTCAAACTGGGAGACCGGGTGATTGCCAAAGCTACGGTGAAAGTGCAACGTGGTAATACATATTTGGTTTCCGTTTATTCTTACGTGGGGAATGACATCGTATTCAAGGGGCAGTTTATCGTGACGGCCCCAAGATAA
- the plsX gene encoding phosphate acyltransferase PlsX, protein MRIAVDAMGGDHAPLEIVQGAVAAAQRYSDCTVILVGREEVVAEELAKYPQLPNIRIVHAPDLVAMDEQPAIALRRKKGTTSIGVATELVKQGEADALVSAGSTGAQMAAALLILGRIKGIQRPAITTLFPSLNKPTVLLDVGANTNVEAEHLLQFAVMGSIYAEKILGRQNPSVGLLNIGTEPNKGNDQVKEAFTLLSRSFLNFAGNVEARDLPQGVVDVLVCDGFVGNVVLKLSEGLGTTIFQLLKEELTANLRTKLGAALVAPGLKRLRNMMDYAEYGGAPLLGVKGVSIICHGSSKARAITNAIRVAMDCVQIRMVEQIEASVARIGKGEDQA, encoded by the coding sequence TTGCGGATTGCGGTAGATGCCATGGGAGGGGATCATGCCCCACTGGAGATTGTTCAAGGAGCCGTGGCAGCAGCCCAGCGCTATAGTGATTGCACTGTCATATTGGTGGGCCGCGAAGAAGTTGTGGCAGAGGAACTGGCCAAGTACCCTCAACTTCCCAATATCAGGATTGTGCACGCTCCTGATTTGGTAGCCATGGATGAACAGCCGGCCATAGCCCTGCGCCGGAAAAAAGGCACCACTTCCATTGGGGTGGCTACCGAACTGGTGAAACAAGGGGAAGCGGATGCCCTGGTGTCAGCTGGCAGCACCGGTGCCCAGATGGCGGCGGCTTTGCTGATCTTGGGTAGGATTAAAGGCATCCAGCGGCCGGCCATTACCACCCTTTTTCCTTCGTTAAACAAGCCTACCGTCCTGCTGGATGTGGGAGCCAATACTAATGTGGAAGCAGAACACTTGCTCCAGTTTGCCGTGATGGGCAGTATTTATGCGGAAAAGATCTTGGGTCGGCAAAACCCTTCGGTCGGTTTGTTGAATATAGGTACGGAACCGAATAAGGGTAATGACCAGGTGAAAGAAGCCTTCACCCTTTTGTCCCGGTCCTTTTTGAATTTTGCCGGCAATGTTGAGGCCAGGGATTTGCCCCAAGGTGTGGTGGATGTTTTAGTTTGTGACGGTTTTGTGGGCAATGTGGTCTTAAAACTGTCAGAAGGGCTAGGGACTACCATTTTTCAACTGCTGAAAGAAGAATTGACCGCCAACCTGCGCACCAAACTGGGAGCGGCCCTGGTGGCGCCGGGGCTGAAGCGATTAAGAAACATGATGGATTACGCCGAATACGGCGGGGCCCCTCTTTTGGGGGTCAAGGGTGTCAGCATTATCTGTCACGGCAGTTCTAAAGCCCGCGCCATTACCAACGCGATTAGAGTGGCTATGGACTGTGTGCAAATCCGGATGGTAGAACAAATCGAAGCCAGTGTGGCGAGAATCGGTAAAGGAGAAGACCAGGCATGA
- a CDS encoding ketoacyl-ACP synthase III, which translates to MTQPFRAVIAGTGSYVPERIVTNDDLSRLVDTSDEWIRTRTGIRERRVLADEQATSDMCLEAARQALVDARVSPEEIDLIIVATVTPDMLFPSTACLVQEKLGAVNAAAFDLSAGCTGFIYGLATGSQFLETGLYRTALVIGADALSRIVNWSDRSTCVLFGDGAGAVVLQGIPGTNYGILGSYLKSDGGGAGLLCLPGGGSRRPPSPASLAAGLHYLHMEGKEVFKFAVKAMEDATTQTLQVCGLTEKDVDFLIPHQANMRIVEAALKRLELPRERVIVNLDKYGNMSSASVPVAMDEAARLGRLRRGDVLLLVAFGAGLTWGGVALKWAK; encoded by the coding sequence ATGACCCAGCCTTTTCGAGCTGTGATCGCCGGGACGGGCAGCTACGTCCCCGAAAGAATTGTAACCAATGATGATTTATCTCGCTTGGTGGACACCAGCGATGAGTGGATCCGGACGAGGACGGGAATCAGGGAAAGAAGAGTCTTGGCAGACGAACAAGCTACTTCTGATATGTGCCTGGAAGCGGCGCGGCAGGCGCTGGTGGACGCCCGGGTCAGCCCGGAGGAAATTGACCTGATCATCGTGGCGACGGTGACGCCGGACATGCTTTTTCCTTCCACGGCTTGCCTGGTGCAGGAGAAATTGGGTGCCGTCAACGCTGCTGCCTTTGACTTGTCCGCCGGTTGTACGGGATTTATTTACGGCCTGGCTACCGGAAGCCAATTTTTGGAGACAGGGCTCTATCGCACAGCCCTGGTTATCGGAGCGGATGCTTTAAGCCGCATTGTGAACTGGTCTGATCGCAGTACCTGTGTCCTGTTCGGTGACGGGGCCGGTGCCGTCGTGCTGCAGGGGATTCCCGGAACCAACTATGGTATATTGGGCAGTTATTTGAAATCAGACGGTGGAGGCGCAGGTTTACTGTGCCTGCCCGGCGGCGGTTCCCGCCGGCCTCCCTCTCCCGCCAGCCTGGCAGCGGGGCTGCACTACCTGCACATGGAGGGAAAAGAGGTTTTCAAATTTGCCGTGAAAGCCATGGAAGACGCGACAACTCAGACCCTCCAGGTGTGCGGTTTAACGGAAAAGGATGTGGATTTCCTCATCCCGCACCAGGCTAACATGCGGATTGTGGAAGCAGCCTTAAAGAGGCTGGAGCTGCCTAGAGAACGCGTCATCGTCAACTTGGATAAATACGGCAACATGTCCAGCGCTTCCGTCCCGGTAGCCATGGATGAAGCGGCTAGACTGGGGAGATTAAGGAGAGGAGACGTCTTGCTGCTGGTTGCTTTCGGGGCCGGGCTAACCTGGGGGGGAGTGGCCCTCAAATGGGCCAAGTAG
- the fabK gene encoding enoyl-[acyl-carrier-protein] reductase FabK, producing the protein MLHTELCDLLGIDYPIFQGGMAWVATGELAGAVSQAGGLGIIGAGNAPPEWVRQEIRKVKAVTEKPFGVNVYYMSPYVEEVIRVIIEERVPVITTGAGNPGKHMALLKQHSVKVFPVVSSVALAKRLVRAGADGLIAEGMECGGHVGELTTMALVPQIVDAVEVPVIAAGGIADGRGLVAALALGAKGVQLGTRFVCATECTVHPNYKQAIMDAKDRDTVLTGLPGHEVRVLKNKLTREFIKLRNEQASLAQFEELGRGRLKLAAVDGDVEMGSVMAGQISALVQREEPAEAIIRDLVQGAVQVLKELRNFPIG; encoded by the coding sequence ATACTGCACACTGAGTTGTGTGACCTGCTGGGGATTGATTATCCCATCTTTCAGGGAGGGATGGCCTGGGTGGCTACCGGCGAACTGGCCGGGGCCGTATCACAAGCCGGAGGTCTCGGCATTATCGGCGCCGGCAATGCACCCCCGGAATGGGTGCGGCAGGAGATCCGCAAAGTCAAAGCCGTCACTGAAAAACCTTTTGGGGTGAATGTCTACTACATGTCACCGTATGTGGAAGAGGTCATCCGAGTGATTATAGAGGAACGGGTGCCCGTCATCACGACGGGTGCCGGTAATCCCGGCAAGCACATGGCTTTGCTAAAGCAGCATTCCGTGAAGGTGTTCCCGGTGGTATCTTCGGTAGCCCTGGCCAAAAGGCTGGTCCGGGCGGGAGCCGACGGGTTGATTGCCGAAGGCATGGAATGCGGTGGGCATGTAGGAGAGTTAACTACCATGGCGCTGGTTCCCCAGATCGTGGATGCCGTGGAGGTGCCGGTCATTGCCGCCGGCGGTATTGCCGACGGCCGGGGCCTGGTGGCCGCCCTGGCTTTAGGTGCCAAAGGTGTGCAGTTGGGAACCCGCTTTGTTTGTGCCACCGAATGTACTGTTCACCCCAATTATAAACAAGCGATTATGGATGCCAAGGACCGGGACACGGTCTTGACCGGCTTGCCGGGCCATGAAGTCCGGGTATTGAAAAACAAATTGACCAGAGAATTCATCAAACTGAGAAATGAGCAGGCGTCCCTGGCCCAGTTCGAGGAGTTGGGTCGAGGTCGCTTGAAACTGGCGGCTGTGGACGGGGATGTGGAAATGGGTTCCGTAATGGCGGGGCAAATCAGCGCCCTGGTGCAACGGGAAGAACCGGCGGAAGCCATCATCCGGGATCTGGTCCAGGGGGCCGTGCAGGTGCTCAAGGAACTGAGAAACTTTCCGATAGGTTAG
- the fabD gene encoding ACP S-malonyltransferase: MQGKIAFVFPGQGSQYPGMGRELYENYLAARRVFEEADAVAPLSRLCFAGSEEELRQTVNTQPAVLTASVAAYRVLQSFGIKADFAAGHSLGEYAALVAAGVLRFKDALQIVITRSRLMEQAVPQGTGGMAAVLGLGAEAVTEVCREASQKSPVEPANFNCPGQVVIAGYIDGVNAAMELAKARGAKRVIPLNVSGPFHSSLMEPAGRKLQEELSKFSFHTPEIPVVANVSAAIAGDPETIRFNLAQQVYRPVRWEESVRFLYRQGVRIFIEVGPGKVLTGLIKKTLKDVLLLNVEDEASLQLTLQELKEVG, from the coding sequence ATGCAGGGAAAAATTGCTTTTGTCTTCCCTGGGCAGGGATCCCAGTATCCGGGGATGGGACGGGAGCTTTATGAGAATTATCTTGCGGCCAGGCGGGTGTTTGAGGAAGCCGATGCCGTTGCTCCCCTGTCCCGGCTGTGTTTTGCAGGTTCCGAGGAGGAACTGCGCCAAACCGTCAATACCCAACCCGCGGTTTTAACGGCCAGTGTGGCTGCTTACCGGGTGCTGCAGTCTTTCGGCATCAAAGCGGATTTTGCGGCCGGCCATAGTTTAGGTGAGTATGCGGCTCTGGTGGCTGCCGGTGTATTGCGTTTTAAGGATGCGCTGCAAATCGTCATCACCAGGAGCCGGCTCATGGAACAAGCTGTGCCGCAAGGCACCGGGGGCATGGCTGCCGTGCTGGGACTGGGTGCCGAGGCCGTTACTGAGGTTTGCCGGGAAGCATCACAAAAGTCCCCGGTAGAGCCGGCCAATTTCAACTGCCCCGGGCAAGTGGTGATTGCGGGGTACATAGACGGGGTCAACGCGGCCATGGAATTGGCCAAGGCACGGGGTGCCAAACGGGTTATTCCTCTAAATGTGAGCGGCCCTTTTCATTCCAGTTTGATGGAACCCGCCGGGCGTAAGTTGCAAGAGGAACTGTCGAAATTCAGTTTCCATACCCCGGAGATTCCGGTAGTGGCCAACGTCTCCGCTGCCATTGCAGGTGATCCGGAGACCATTCGCTTCAACTTGGCCCAGCAGGTGTACCGCCCCGTGCGCTGGGAAGAGAGTGTGCGTTTCCTGTACCGGCAAGGTGTCAGGATCTTTATCGAAGTCGGGCCGGGAAAGGTGCTCACCGGTCTCATCAAGAAAACATTAAAAGACGTTTTGCTGCTCAATGTGGAAGATGAAGCGAGCCTACAATTAACCTTACAGGAACTTAAGGAGGTAGGTTGA
- the fabG gene encoding 3-oxoacyl-[acyl-carrier-protein] reductase: MLKDKVAVVTGSSRGIGRAIALALAEEGCHVVINYVGCEAQAKSLAAEIEARERQALVVRADVSDRNEAGRLVDSALQAFGRIDILVNNAGITRDNLLLRMSPQDWDAVIQTNLTGVFNCTKLALKPMLKQRWGRIINIASVSGIAGNPGQANYAAAKAGIIAFTKSVAKEVASRNILVNAIAPGFIATDMTGKLLQENEEKLLASIPVGRLGRPEEIAGVAVFLASEKANYITGQTIVVDGGLTI; the protein is encoded by the coding sequence CTGTTAAAAGACAAAGTGGCGGTTGTGACGGGAAGCTCCAGGGGTATCGGTCGAGCTATCGCGCTGGCCCTGGCGGAGGAAGGATGCCATGTAGTCATCAATTATGTAGGCTGCGAAGCCCAAGCCAAAAGCCTGGCGGCGGAAATCGAAGCACGAGAGCGCCAAGCCCTGGTGGTAAGGGCCGACGTCAGTGACCGGAACGAAGCCGGCCGCCTGGTGGACAGTGCCTTGCAAGCCTTTGGGCGCATTGACATTTTAGTCAATAATGCCGGCATTACGCGGGATAACCTGCTGTTAAGAATGAGCCCGCAGGATTGGGACGCGGTGATCCAAACCAACTTGACCGGGGTTTTTAATTGTACGAAGCTGGCGCTCAAACCCATGCTCAAGCAGAGGTGGGGAAGGATCATTAACATTGCTTCCGTGTCTGGCATCGCCGGCAATCCCGGACAGGCGAATTATGCCGCGGCGAAAGCCGGGATCATCGCCTTTACCAAATCAGTGGCCAAGGAGGTGGCTTCCCGCAATATCCTGGTCAATGCCATTGCGCCCGGCTTCATTGCTACCGACATGACCGGGAAACTGCTGCAGGAGAACGAGGAAAAGCTGCTGGCTTCGATTCCGGTAGGGCGCTTGGGCCGGCCGGAAGAAATAGCGGGAGTGGCGGTTTTCTTAGCCTCCGAAAAGGCTAATTATATTACGGGCCAAACAATTGTAGTAGACGGTGGTTTAACAATATAG
- the acpP gene encoding acyl carrier protein, which yields MSTVFEKIRAIVVEQLGVEEDEVTMETTFESLNADSLDVVELVMALEEEFGIEIPDEDAEKLVTVKAAVDYVTQKIS from the coding sequence TTGTCCACGGTTTTTGAGAAAATTAGAGCCATCGTGGTTGAGCAGCTGGGTGTGGAAGAAGACGAGGTAACCATGGAGACTACTTTCGAGTCTCTTAATGCCGACTCTTTAGATGTGGTGGAACTGGTGATGGCCTTGGAAGAGGAATTCGGGATCGAAATTCCTGATGAAGATGCCGAAAAACTTGTTACCGTAAAAGCTGCTGTAGACTATGTTACGCAAAAGATTAGCTAA
- a CDS encoding nitronate monooxygenase, giving the protein MPLPKLRIGHLEAKLPIIQGGMAVRISTAPLAAAVANEGGIGLIAGTGMTVPELIQEIRRARQLSKGIIGVNVMFAVREFASLVGAALEEGIDLIVSGAGFSRDMFQWGKHYQTPVVPIVSSPRFAKLAESLGAGAVIVESGDAGGHLATLEPLRKILPAVREAVKIPVIAAGGIFSGHDILDALAMGADGVQMGTRFAAAKESNASEAFKRLYLEATEEDLVLIDSPVGLPGRGIRSELVRRLEKEQQLPPRQCRQCLKRCSRRFCIKDALEKAQRGIVQEGLFFAGTKVSQVKEILSVKEIFQRILSEIESIGERR; this is encoded by the coding sequence ATGCCGCTTCCAAAGTTGCGAATAGGTCATTTAGAGGCTAAACTGCCCATTATTCAAGGTGGGATGGCCGTCCGCATCTCTACGGCGCCTTTGGCCGCTGCTGTGGCAAATGAAGGTGGAATTGGCCTCATTGCCGGTACGGGTATGACTGTACCGGAATTAATCCAGGAAATCAGGCGGGCCAGGCAGCTCTCCAAAGGCATTATAGGCGTCAATGTGATGTTTGCGGTGCGGGAATTCGCAAGCTTGGTGGGGGCGGCACTCGAGGAAGGCATTGACCTGATTGTCTCGGGAGCAGGTTTTTCCCGGGACATGTTCCAGTGGGGTAAGCATTATCAAACACCGGTGGTACCCATTGTATCGTCCCCACGCTTTGCCAAGCTGGCGGAAAGCCTGGGCGCCGGCGCCGTCATTGTGGAAAGCGGGGATGCGGGGGGACACCTGGCCACTTTGGAGCCATTGCGCAAGATCTTACCAGCGGTGCGAGAGGCCGTCAAGATCCCGGTCATTGCCGCCGGGGGCATCTTCAGCGGGCACGATATTCTGGATGCTTTAGCCATGGGTGCAGACGGGGTTCAGATGGGAACCCGTTTTGCAGCCGCGAAGGAATCCAATGCTTCCGAAGCATTTAAACGTCTTTACCTGGAGGCCACGGAAGAGGACCTGGTGTTGATAGACAGCCCAGTCGGGCTGCCTGGTAGAGGTATCCGCAGCGAATTGGTGCGTCGCTTGGAAAAGGAACAACAACTACCGCCGCGGCAGTGCAGGCAATGTCTAAAACGATGCTCGCGCCGCTTCTGTATTAAGGATGCCCTGGAGAAGGCGCAAAGGGGTATTGTCCAGGAAGGTTTGTTCTTTGCGGGAACCAAGGTCAGCCAGGTCAAGGAGATTCTATCGGTGAAAGAAATATTCCAAAGGATCTTGTCGGAGATAGAGAGTATAGGCGAAAGGAGGTAA
- the fabF gene encoding beta-ketoacyl-ACP synthase II: MKKRVVITGMGVISPVGTGVDAFWDSLINGRSGLGPVTNFDASNLPTRIAGEVRDFDPLQYLDKKEARRMDRFTQFALSAAQMAVADARLEVDSVDKERLGVVLGTGIGGTWTFEEQHRVLLERGPSRVSPFFVPMMIANLAAGQISIWLKALGPNYTVVSACASATNAIGEAFKVIQRGDADCVITGGTEAAVTPMSMAGFCAMKAMSTRNDDPQGASRPFDKERDGFVLSEGAGILVLETLEHAQKRGARIYGELAGYGCTADAYHITAPAPDGSRAARAMELALQDAGILPAEVDYINAHGTSTDLNDKLETLAIKKVFGDHAYRVPVSSTKSMTGHLLGAAGAVEAIACVLAINRGIIPPTINYENPDPECDLDYVPNQARRAQVEVALSNSFGFGGHNATIVIKSFRQ, translated from the coding sequence GTGAAAAAGCGGGTAGTGATTACCGGCATGGGTGTGATCTCGCCTGTGGGCACAGGGGTTGACGCCTTTTGGGACTCCTTGATTAACGGGCGTTCCGGGTTGGGACCGGTTACTAATTTTGATGCATCGAACCTGCCCACCAGGATTGCGGGAGAAGTGAGGGATTTTGACCCGCTGCAGTATCTGGACAAAAAAGAAGCCAGGCGCATGGATCGCTTTACCCAGTTTGCCCTGTCTGCTGCGCAAATGGCCGTTGCCGACGCCCGGTTGGAAGTTGATAGCGTAGATAAAGAGAGATTGGGTGTCGTCTTAGGAACCGGCATCGGTGGTACCTGGACTTTCGAAGAACAGCACCGGGTGCTGTTGGAACGGGGCCCCAGTCGAGTCAGTCCCTTTTTCGTGCCGATGATGATCGCCAATTTGGCTGCAGGCCAGATTTCCATTTGGCTTAAAGCCCTCGGACCCAATTACACGGTGGTAAGTGCCTGCGCTTCAGCTACCAATGCCATCGGCGAGGCCTTTAAGGTCATTCAAAGAGGTGATGCTGATTGTGTCATTACCGGCGGCACAGAGGCGGCCGTTACACCCATGTCCATGGCCGGGTTCTGTGCTATGAAGGCCATGTCCACCAGAAATGACGATCCCCAAGGCGCGTCCAGACCCTTTGATAAGGAACGAGATGGTTTTGTCTTAAGCGAAGGAGCCGGTATCCTGGTGCTGGAGACTTTAGAGCATGCCCAGAAGCGAGGTGCCAGGATTTATGGAGAGCTGGCCGGCTACGGTTGCACCGCCGATGCATACCACATTACCGCCCCGGCCCCAGACGGTTCCAGGGCGGCGCGGGCCATGGAGTTAGCTTTACAGGATGCGGGAATTCTACCGGCTGAAGTTGACTATATTAATGCCCACGGCACCTCCACGGACTTAAACGATAAACTGGAAACCCTGGCCATTAAGAAAGTATTCGGTGACCACGCTTACCGGGTACCTGTCAGCTCTACCAAATCCATGACCGGTCATTTGCTGGGAGCGGCCGGTGCGGTGGAAGCCATTGCTTGTGTGCTGGCGATTAATCGCGGCATCATCCCGCCGACCATTAATTATGAGAACCCGGATCCCGAGTGTGACTTGGACTACGTCCCCAATCAAGCTCGCCGGGCTCAGGTTGAGGTAGCTCTGTCTAATTCCTTCGGTTTTGGGGGGCATAATGCAACTATTGTCATCAAAAGTTTTCGGCAATAA
- the rnc gene encoding ribonuclease III translates to MLAVRLKHLQELAEKLSVRMNAWELLNEALTHRTYTAEHPGQRLRDNQRLEFLGDAVLGMIVADYLFSRFPDKAEGDLTRMRAAVVCEAALARLAFKLDLGKYLLLGKGEDLSGGRYRASTLSDAVEAIIGAVFLDQGLEKTKEMVLAFLKDEIEEVAQRGSRDFKTALQELVHRLYEDVVTYDVIQETGPDHNKRYEMGVIIKGILVATGKGRSKKEAEQQAAEKALNKLKAKYKLEI, encoded by the coding sequence ATGCTGGCTGTACGGTTAAAGCATCTGCAGGAATTGGCTGAGAAACTATCGGTCAGAATGAATGCTTGGGAACTATTAAACGAAGCGTTGACCCACCGGACTTATACGGCGGAACATCCCGGCCAGAGGTTGAGGGACAACCAGCGCCTGGAATTCCTGGGCGATGCCGTATTGGGTATGATCGTGGCGGATTATCTTTTTTCCCGTTTTCCCGATAAAGCAGAAGGAGATTTAACTCGCATGCGGGCGGCGGTGGTTTGTGAAGCGGCGCTGGCCCGCTTGGCATTCAAGTTGGATTTGGGGAAGTATCTCCTGTTGGGCAAAGGAGAGGACTTGTCCGGCGGTCGCTACCGTGCCTCCACCTTAAGTGATGCCGTGGAAGCCATCATCGGAGCCGTGTTTCTTGACCAGGGTTTGGAAAAAACAAAGGAAATGGTACTTGCCTTTCTAAAAGATGAGATCGAGGAAGTGGCCCAAAGAGGCAGCAGGGATTTCAAAACCGCCTTGCAGGAACTGGTTCATCGCCTGTACGAGGATGTCGTTACCTATGACGTGATTCAAGAGACGGGGCCTGATCACAATAAACGATATGAAATGGGAGTTATTATCAAGGGAATTCTGGTAGCTACCGGCAAGGGCCGGAGCAAGAAGGAAGCAGAACAACAGGCGGCGGAAAAGGCGCTTAATAAACTCAAAGCTAAATATAAATTGGAAATATAG